A DNA window from Luteolibacter luteus contains the following coding sequences:
- a CDS encoding RNA polymerase sigma factor, which translates to MEAALTFPPIHMPSSRPIPANESADGDDVDVALMRRIAEGDERAFRDLVERHQNAVVGTVARMLGDPTEAEDIAQLAFLRIWKHAKRWRPDAKFTTYLFTITRNLVFNESRRRSRRKEVSSEEREEDSGFQMASETRHEPQEEAMKLEMHQQIDRAIATLPEAQRTAVILYSYESLPYEEIASVLNTSVSSVKSLLFRARTTLRERLASYLAE; encoded by the coding sequence ATGGAAGCCGCACTGACCTTCCCGCCGATCCACATGCCGTCATCCCGCCCGATTCCAGCGAACGAAAGCGCGGATGGGGATGATGTGGATGTCGCGCTGATGCGCCGTATTGCGGAGGGAGACGAACGCGCCTTCCGTGATCTCGTGGAGCGCCACCAGAATGCCGTGGTGGGCACGGTGGCACGCATGCTGGGAGACCCGACCGAGGCGGAGGATATCGCCCAGCTTGCCTTCCTTCGCATCTGGAAGCACGCCAAGCGCTGGCGACCGGACGCGAAATTCACCACCTACCTTTTCACGATCACCCGGAATCTCGTTTTCAACGAGAGCCGCCGCCGCTCCCGCCGCAAGGAGGTGTCCAGCGAGGAGCGCGAGGAGGACAGCGGCTTCCAGATGGCCTCCGAAACGCGCCATGAGCCTCAGGAGGAGGCGATGAAGCTGGAAATGCACCAGCAGATCGATCGCGCCATCGCCACCCTGCCGGAGGCCCAGCGCACGGCGGTGATCCTCTACAGCTACGAGTCCCTGCCCTACGAGGAAATCGCCAGCGTGCTGAATACCTCGGTATCTTCGGTGAAGAGCCTGCTCTTCCGGGCCCGGACCACTCTGAGGGAGCGCTTGGCCAGCTATCTGGCGGAATAG